A segment of the Paracoccus suum genome:
TGCGGCACGGGCCGTCGGCGTCTAACTGCCGGCGTTACCTTGATTTTGCTGGGCTAGGCACCAGATTGACTTAGATTTTTTTTTTACGACGAGAGAGGCGGGACACATGGCGGCACAGGGCCCCTGGGGCGGCGGTAGCGGCGGCGGTAAGGATGGCGAGCGCGGCACCGACGGCGGCGACCGGCCGAACGCGGGCGGCCCGCAACGGCCCAATCGCCCCTGGGGCGTGCCCCCAGCCACCCCGCCCGAGGGCGGCCAGCGCCCGCAACTGCCGCCGCGCCCCGGCAACGGTGGCCCGCGCCGCCCCGGCCAGCCGCCAGAACTGGATGATCTGGTCCGCAAGGGGCAGGAGCGGCTGCGCGTCCTGATGGGCGGCGCAGGGGGCAATGGCCCGCGCCGGCCCGGCGGCGGGCGCGGCTTTGGCTTCAACCGCTCCAGCTTCGGGATCTTTGCGCTCGGGGCGGCCGTGGTCTGGGCCTTTGCCTCGTTCTACCAGGTCACCACGGGCGAAAAATCCGTAGAACTGCTGTTCGGTAAACCCATCGCCATCGGCGAGGAGGGCCTGAACTTTGCCCCTTGGCCGTTCGTCACCAAGGAAATCGTCAACGTCACAGGCGAGCGCGTAACCGAGATTGGCGCGGGCCGTAACGGCGAGATGGACAGCGGTCTGATGCTGACCCGCGACCAGAACATCGTCGACCTGCAATACCAAGTCGTCTGGAACATCTCGGATCCGCAGCAGTACCTGTTCAACCTCGCCGATCCCGAAGGCACCATCCGCGCGGTGGCGGAAAGTGCGATGCGTGACATCGTCGCCCGGACCGAACTGGCGCCGATTCTGAACCGCGACCGGGGCGTGATCGCCAAGGATCTGGAAATCGCCATCCAGCGGACGCTCGACAGCTACCGCGCGGGGATCAATGTGGCACGGGTCAACCTCGGCCGGGCCGACCCGCCGAACGAGGTGATCGACGCCTTCCGCGACGTGCAGGCAGCCCAGCAGGAACGCGACCGGTTGGCGAAAGAAGCGGATGCATATGCCAACCGCGTGCTCGCCAATGCCCGCGGCGAGGCAGCGGCCCTGGTCGAGCAGGCGGAGGGTTATCGTGCCCTCGCGGTCAACGCTGCCGAGGGTGAAGCTGCACGCTTCGAGTCGGTCTACAACGAATATGTCAAGGCGCCCGAGGTGACCCGGCGGCGCATGTATCTGGAAACGATGGAAAAGGTCCTGGGCGGCGTGAACAAGGTGATCCTCGACGGCGAGGCCACGGGCGGGCAGGGCGTCGTGCCCTATCTGCCGCTGGACCAGTTGACCCGCGGCCAGCAGCGCCCCGCGGCAAACCGCGCGCCCGCTCAAGCGCCCGCTCAGGCGCCCGCCACCGGCACCGCTACCAGCAACGGTGCCACCGCCACCACCACCGGGGGACGAACTGATGCGGCGCATCCTGTCCAATCTTGCACTGCCGCTGGTGATCGTCGTCGCCATCCTGGTGATGACCACGATCTATATCGTCGACGTGCGCCAGACCGCCCTGGTCCTGCGCTTTGGCGAGGTCGTCGCGATCCGCACCACGCCCGGCCTCGGGATGAAGCTGCCGCTGGTTGACCGGGTCGTGAAATACGACGCCCGCATCCTCGGCCTGCCGACCGAGCCGATGGAGGTCACGCCGGCCGATGACCGCCGCCTTGTGGTCGACGCCTTTGCGCGCTGGCAGATCACCGACGCCGTGCGCTTTCGCCGCGCCGTCGGCGATGGCGGGATCACCTTTGCCGAGCAGCGGCTGAGCGGCATCCTGACCAACGCCATCCGCGGGGTCCTGGGCTCGGTCCCCTCGACCAACGTCCTGTCGAACGACCGCACCGCACTGATGAACCAGATCCGCGACGCGGCGAAATCCGAGGCCGAGGCGCTGGGCATCACGATCATCGACGTGCGCCTGACCCGGACCGACCTGCCGCAGCAGAACCTGGCTGCGACATATGCACGCATGCGGGCCGAGCGCGAGCGCGAGGCCGCGGACGAACGGGCCCGCGGCGGCGAGGAGGCGCAGCGCGTACGCGCCACGGCCGACCGCACCGTGGTCGAGTTGACCTCGGACGCCCGCCGCAAGGCCGAGGTCGTGCGCGGCGAGGCCGATGCCGCCCGCAACGCGATCTACGCGCGCGCCTTTGGCCGCGACCCAGAGTTCTTTGCCTTCACGCGCAGCATGACCGCCTATGAGCGGGCGCTGAACGCCGAGACCAGTTCGATGGTCATGCAGCCGGATGGCGAATTCTTCAGCTATCTGCGCGGCGATCGCGCAAATGGCGCGGCGCCGGTCGCCCTGCCGCCCCCGTCAGGCGAGGCGCCCGCAGTAACGCCGCCGGCAGCCGAGGGGACTCCGGCCGCGGCCGAACCGACCGCCGCCACTGAAGCCTCGCCCCCGGCCGCGACGACCCCGGAAACGCCGGCCGGTTCCGGAGCGGCGGCCCCAGTGCCTGCCGCGGAGGCGCCGGTCGTCGCACCTGCCGATCCGGCCGCCGCAACGCCGGCGCCCGCCAACTGAAACCTCAATGGCGCGGGCCACGCCTCGCGCCATCTTTGCAAGATGAAATACAAGTCACGATCAGTTCACTAGCCGAGACCGTGATTTATTTGTCGCGCCTTCCCAGATGGGTTCTTGATCTTGCCGGCAGCGGACGGCCGCCCACCCGGGCCGCCCGTCCCATGATGGAGTAAGCTAGATGATCCGCAAGAATACCAAACTGTTGCTGACCGGTTCCGGTCTGGCGCTGGCCATGGCCCTGGGGCCAGGCATCGCGCAGCAGACCGCCCCCGTCAGCCCCGCCGCGCCGACCGCGCAGGCCGAGGCGCCTGCCACACCCCCGGCCATTCCTGCCGAAGCGCCGGCCAACCAGCCGGTTGTCGGCACTGCCAACAATAACGCCCCCCTGACCGCGCCCGACAGTTCGGCCAAGCGCGCCCAGGTCATGCCCGACAGCTTTGCCGATCTGGTCGACAAGGTTAGCCCGGCGGTGGTCAACATCACCACCACTTCGGTCGTCTCGCAGCCGGCCCGCGGCCAAGGCCAAGGGCAGGGCCAAGGTCGCCGCGGTGGCCCGGTCTTTCCGCCGGGATCGCCCTTTGGCGACATGTTCCGCGACTTCGGCTTTCCCGGCATGCCGCAGGGCCAGGACGGCGGGCAGGGCAACCCCTTCGGTCAGGGTGGCCCCGACGCCCCGTCGCAGCGCAGCCAGGCCCTCGGCTCGGGCTTTGTGATCTCGGCCGATGGCTTTGTCGTCACCAACAACCACGTCATCGAAGATGCCGACAAGATCGAGGTCGAGTTCAAGGACGGCCACAAGCGCGCCGCCAAGGTGATCGGCACGGACCCCAAGACCGACATCGCCCTGCTGAAGGTCGAAGGCACGGACCTGCCGTTCGTCCAGTTCGGCGATAGCGACAAGGCGCGCGTTGGCGACTGGGTCCTGGCCCTCGGCAACCCGCTGGGGCAGGGATTCTCCGCCAGCAGCGGCATCATCTCGGCCCGTAACCGCGAGCTGACCGGCACCTATGACGACTTCCTGCAGACCGACGCCGCGATCAACCGGGGCAACTCGGGCGGCCCGCTGTTCAATCTCGACGGCGAGGTCGTGGGCGTGA
Coding sequences within it:
- the hflC gene encoding protease modulator HflC — translated: MRRILSNLALPLVIVVAILVMTTIYIVDVRQTALVLRFGEVVAIRTTPGLGMKLPLVDRVVKYDARILGLPTEPMEVTPADDRRLVVDAFARWQITDAVRFRRAVGDGGITFAEQRLSGILTNAIRGVLGSVPSTNVLSNDRTALMNQIRDAAKSEAEALGITIIDVRLTRTDLPQQNLAATYARMRAEREREAADERARGGEEAQRVRATADRTVVELTSDARRKAEVVRGEADAARNAIYARAFGRDPEFFAFTRSMTAYERALNAETSSMVMQPDGEFFSYLRGDRANGAAPVALPPPSGEAPAVTPPAAEGTPAAAEPTAATEASPPAATTPETPAGSGAAAPVPAAEAPVVAPADPAAATPAPAN
- a CDS encoding Do family serine endopeptidase, with translation MIRKNTKLLLTGSGLALAMALGPGIAQQTAPVSPAAPTAQAEAPATPPAIPAEAPANQPVVGTANNNAPLTAPDSSAKRAQVMPDSFADLVDKVSPAVVNITTTSVVSQPARGQGQGQGQGRRGGPVFPPGSPFGDMFRDFGFPGMPQGQDGGQGNPFGQGGPDAPSQRSQALGSGFVISADGFVVTNNHVIEDADKIEVEFKDGHKRAAKVIGTDPKTDIALLKVEGTDLPFVQFGDSDKARVGDWVLALGNPLGQGFSASSGIISARNRELTGTYDDFLQTDAAINRGNSGGPLFNLDGEVVGVNTAILSPNGGSIGIGFSMASNVVAKVVKQLEQFGETRRGWLGVKIQDVTPEMADALGLKEGQGAMITDVPGGPAAEAGMKAGDVVVSFAGGPVKDSRDLVRRVADAPIGEAVPMTVMRQGQSVDLKVTLGRRELAEGGETGSQTAKDSAASQTASDAMGLTLAELTPELAAQIGAPSGTQGLVVRSVDPEGPAADKGIASGDVITEIGQKPVATLGDLDAQVKAARDAGRKSILLLIRRGGDPLYVALPIDRS